The Microbacterium sp. LKL04 sequence ACCTGGTACCTCAGCGGGTACCTCTGGGCGCGCTTCATCGACCGCCGCATCCCGCTCGCCATCCCCCGTCTGTTCGGCGAGGACGTCGAACCCACGAACCCGCCCAAGGCCGGCACCGTCATCGGCGTCATCGCGATCCCGCTGGTCCTGATCCTCCTCAACACCGGTTCTGCGGCGCTCGTCTCGTCGGGAGCCGTCGACGGCACCGCCGTCTGGGTGCAGGCGCTCGGCCTCATCGGCACGAGCCAGGTCGCCCTGCTGATCGCCGTCCTCGTCGCCCTGTTCGTCCTCGGCACCCGCCGCGGTGTCGGCGGCAGCGCGCTCGACAAGATCGTCGAGTCCTCGCTCGGACCGATCTGCTCGGTCGTCCTCATCACCGGCGCGGGTGGCATGTTCGGTGGCGTCCTGCGCGCCTCGGGCATCGGTGATGCGCTGTCGGATTCGCTCGCCTCGATCGGCGTCCCGGTCATCTTCGCCGCCTACCTGATCGCGCTCCTCCTCCGCGTGGCGCAGGGTTCGGCGACCGTCGCCCTCGTGACGGCCGCGGGGCTCGTCGCACCCGCCGTTCTGTCGAGTGGATTCAATGCCCTGCAGGTCGCATGTATCGTCCTCGCCACCGCCGCCGGCTCCGTCTTCGCGGGTCACGTCAACGACTCCGGTTTCTGGCTCGTCGGTCGCCTCATGGGCATGGACGTCAAGACGACCCTCAAGACCTGGACCGTGCAGCAGGCCCTCGAGTCGGTCGTAGGCTTCCTCATCGTGCTCGGCATCTTCGGCCTGGTGTCCCTTGTCTGACGTCTTCGACCTCACCGGCCGTCTGGCCCTCGTGACGGGATCATCGCGGGGGCTCGGCCAGAGCCTCGCCGTGGGCCTCGCCGAGGCCGGCGCCCGCGTCATCGTCCACGGCCGCGATGCCGAGGCCGTCGAGCGGAGCGCCGCCGCGATCGCCGAGCGCACCGGCATCCGTCCCGAGGCAGCCCTGTTCGACGTCACGGATGCCGCGGCTGTCGAGGAGGCGATCGGCGACCTCGTCGAGCGAGTCGGCGCCCCCGACATCCTCGTCAACAACGCCGGCATCCAGCGGCGGGCGCCCTTCGCGGAGTTCCCCGTCGCGGACTGGGATGCCGTCATCTCGAGCAACCTGTCGAGCGCCTTCTACGTGTCGCGTTTCGTGGCTCCCGGCATGATCGCGCGCGGCTCCGGCAAGATCATCAACATCGCCTCGGTCCAGTCGATGCTCGGGCGCCAGACCATCGCCCCGTACGCCGCGAGCAAGGGCGGTATCGCCCAGCTCAGTCGTGGGATGGCCGCCGACCTGGCGCGCCACGGCATCCAGGTCAACACGCTCTCGCCCGGCTACTTCGCCACCGAGATGAACGCGGCGCTCGTCGCCGACGCGGACTTCTCGGACTGGGTCGCCCAGCGCACCCCGGCCGGCCGCTGGGGTGACGTCGCGGAGCTGCGCGGACCGCTCGTGTTCCTCGCCTCGGCGGCGAGCGACTTCGTGAACGGCCAGAACCTGTTCGTCGACGGCGGCATGACCGCGGTCGTCTGACCCGAGGAGAGACACACATGGACGCAGTCGTCATCGGCGGCAAGCTCGACCTCACGGTCGCGGACCATCCCGTCCCCGAGCCGGACGCGGGACAGGTCCGGATCCGGGTGGGATACGTCGGGATCTGCGGATCCGACCTGCACTACTACTCCGAGGGGGCGAACGGCGCGTTCGTTGTCACCGAGCCCTTGGTTCCCGGGCACGAGCTGTCGGGCTGGGTCGACCTCGACCCGTCCGGTCTGCTGTCGCCGGGGACGCCCGTGACGGTGCATCCCGCGCGCTTCGGTCCCGAAGGGTCGACTCCCGTCGAGCCGCACCTGCGTCCCGGAGGCAGCTACCTCGGCAGCGCCGCGACGACCCCGCACACGCAGGGCGCGATGAGCGACTACCTGGTGGTGGATGCCGGCATGATCCGGACCCTGCCCTCGGACCTGCCCGTGCGCCGCGCCGTCCTGGCCGAGCCCCTGGCCGTCGCCTTTCACGGCGCGGGCCGGTCGGGCTCCCTCGCCGGCGCGCGGGTGCTCGTCTGCGGTGCGGGTCCGATCGGCTTGCTCGCTGTCGTCGCTGCACAGGAGGCGGGAGCGGCGAGCGTCGAGATCACCGACCTGCTGGCCGAGCCGCTCGAGCGGGCACGCGCGCTCGGCGTCGACGGCGTCTGGCGGGTGGGTGAGGACGAGGTGCCCTCCGACGTCTACGACGTCGTCCTCGAGTGCTCGGGAGCCGCACCCGCCGTGTCGTCGGCGATCGCCGCCGTCCGCCGCCGCGGAACCGTCGTGCAGATCGGGATGCTGCCCAACCAGCCGGTCGGTGTGAACATCGCCCCGCTCATCTCGAAAGAAGCCACACTCACCGGCGCCTTCCGCTTCCTCGATGAGATCGACGAGGCGATCGAGGTCCTGAGCCGCCGCCCCGAGATCGAGGCCGTCATCACCCACGAGTTCCGCCCCGATGCGGCCATCGAAGCGTTCGAGACCGCACGGCGCCCCGCCGAGAGCAGCAAAGTCGTCGTGACCCTGACCGACGTGGAGGTGGCGTCGTGAGCACCGCACCCCGCATTGTCGTCATGGGTCCGAGCGGGTCGGGCAAGACCGCCGTCGGAGCCGCTCTCGCCGTCGATCTCGGCGTGGACTTCGTCGACGCCGACGATCTGCACCCGCAGGCCAATGTCGAGAAGATGGAGGCGGGCCACCCCCTCGACGACGAGGATCGCGCACCCTGGCTCGACATCGTCGGACAGACCCTCGCCGAGGCGCCCGGTCTCGTCGTCGCGTGCTCCGCATTGGCCCGCCGCTACCGCGACCGGATCCGCGCCGCCGCGCCTGACGTTCGCTTCGTCGAACTCGTCGTGTCGCCCGAGGAGCTGGACCGCCGGATGCGTTCGCGTCAGCACTTCATGCCGCCGGCGCTCCTCGCTTCGCAGCTCGCGACCCTCGAGCACCTCGGCGACGACGAGCCCGGGGTCGCCGTCGAGAACGTCGGCCGCATCCTCGATGTCGCGCGCCGCGCGCGCATCGCGCTCGACGAGCCGGCCGGCTGAGGCGAGCGGAACGCAACCCCTCGCCCGGAACACGTGGTCACCCGCAGGATGACCACGTGACCACCACCGTTCTCGTCGCCGGCGCAACCGGCGACCTCGGCAGCCGCATCTCCCGCGAGCTCCTCCACCACGACGTCCGGCTCCGGGTGCTGACCCGTCCGGGCAGCTCGACCGCGGCCGAGCGCTTCGGCGACGACCCGCGGGTCGAGATCGTGACCGCCGACTACGCGGACCACGATGCGCTCATGGCCGCGGCATCCGGTGCCGACGTCGTCGTCTCGGCGGTCAGCGGCCTCCGCCCCGTGATCGTCGACGCGCAGCGCGCGCTGCTCGCCGCGGCCGTCGCGGCGGGCGTGCCGCGCTTCCTGCCGTCGGACTACTCCGCCGACTACCGTCGGCTCACCCCGGGGACGAACCGCAACCTCGAGCTGCGCCGCGAGTTCGCCGCCGACCTCGACGCGGCCCCGATCCAGGCGACGTCTGTGCTGGGAGGCATGTTCACCGAACTGCTCGCCGGCCAGGCGCCGCTGATCCTCCGCGACCGCAAGCGCGTCCTCTACTGGTCGTCGGCGGACCAGGTGCTCGACGTGACGACGAAGGACGACACCGCCCGGACCGTCGCGCTGGTCGCCCTCGACGCCGACGCCCCGCGTGTGGTCGAGGTCGCCGGCGACCGGATCACCGCTCGCCAGGTGGCGGGACTCGCGACCGAGCTCAGCGGCGACACATTCAGGCTGCAGTGGGCGGGCACGACGGGGACACTGTCGGCCATGGCCGCAGTGGGGCGACGCCTCTCGAGCAACCCCGGCGAGACGTTCCCCGCCTGGCAGGGCATGCAGTACTTCGTGAGCATGTTCAGCGGCGAGGCCGCGCTGCGCCACGTCGACAACGACCGCTACGGACGCCAGACCTGGACGCCGGCCCGCGACATCCTCGCCCCCTGGTTGGCAACCACGCGCTCCTAATCCGCACCCCCCGCGCAAGAGCGGCCGGGGGTTCGTCGTCGCCGCATACAATCGCGGGACACGGTCGTCCGCGCCGTCGCCACCCGAGGAGTCCCGCCATCGACCATCAGCCCGCTCCGGCTCCTCGCGTCTCGGCGTGGTCGACGCTCGGCCGCCTGGTCCACATCTCGCGCCCGGTCCTCTGGATCAACACGATCGGCACCGGCGTGCTGGGCATGTGGCTCACGGGTCAGTTGCTGGATGCCGCGGCGATCCCGCTCCTGCTGTGGCTCACGCTGCCGTTCAACCTGCTGATCTACGGCGTGAACGACATCTTCGACCAGGAGACCGACGCGCTGAACGCGCGGAAGGGCTCGATCGAGGGCGCCCGGATCGAGCCGCGCGAGGTGCGGCTGATCGTCTGGGCGGTCGCGATCACGAACGTGCCGTTCCTCGTCTGGTTCCTCATCGCCTACCCGCCCGCGGCCGGCCTGCTGATCCTCCTCTACACGCTCGTCTTCGTCTTCTACTCGGCGCCGCCGCTGCGGTTCAAGCAGCGGCCGTTCCTCGACTCGATCAGCAACGCCGCCTACGGTCTGCCCCTGCTGATCGTCCCGGTTGCCCTCGGCGAGCCGCCGCTGTGGCCCGCCGTCATCGGACTCCTCGCCTGGAGCGTCGCGAAGCACGCCTACGACGCGGTGCAGGACATCGACGAGGACCGTGAGGCCGGCATCCGGACGACCGCCGTCCTCCTCGGCCCGCGCGGCACCGCGGTGTGGAGCGGATGCTGGTGGCTCGCCTCCACCGTCCTGTTCGCGCTCGTGAGCATCCCCGTCGCAGCGGTCAACCTCGCGATCGCGGGCGTCCTCGTCGGATGGATGCTGGTGCGTCCGACCCCCGCGACCGGGCGTCGCCTGTACCCGGTGTCGATCGCGTTCCCCTATGTCGCCGGTTCGGTCGCGAGCGGACTGCAGCTGACGAAGATGTTCTTCGAGGTGTACGGATGAGCCGCATCGTCGTCATCGGCGCAGGACTCGGGGGGCTGGCGGCATCCGCTCTGCTGGCCCGCGCCGGACACGACGTGACCCTGCTCGAGCGGGCCGTGACGGTCGGCGGTAAGAGTAGGCGGCTCGAGGTCGACGGCGAGCGCATCGACTCCGGCCCCTCGCTCGTGACGTTCCCCGGCGTGTGGCAGGAGCTGTGCGCCCGCCTCGGCACGGACCCCGGCGCCCTCGAGCTGGAGCGGCTGCCCGAGGTCGGCCGCTACTACTACGAGGGCGAGGAGGTCACCCTCCCCGTGCCGCCCGAGCACCGCTGGTACCCGGCGTGGAAGCGGTTCAGCGACGAGCACGCTCCCCTCGCCGACGACGTGACCGCGCTTCTCGTCGCTGACCCGCTCGACCGGCGCTCACTGCCCGCGCTGCGGCGACTGCTCGCCGTGTACGGGCCGCGGCTGAGCACGCGGGCATACCTCGACAGCCTGACGTGGATGCCCGACGGCCTCCGCGAGATCATCGCCATCCACACACTCAACGCCGGCGTCCCGCCCGAGCGGACGCCTGCGCTCTACGCGAGCATGCCGGCCGTGATGGCGGCATCCGGTGTGTGGGTCCCCCGCGGCGGCGTCTACGAGATCCCGCTCGCGCTGGAGCGCATGGCGGATGCCGCGGGTGTCGACATCCGCACGGGTCAGTCCGTGACGGGCATCGAGCACGGACGGGTCACGACGACGGGCGGATCGTTCGAGGCCGACATCGTCGTGAGCGCGCTCGACGCGGACCGGGTCGACGCCCTTCTCGGCAGGCGGCGGCGCACACCGGGCGCCCTGTCGTGCTCGGCCGTCGCGATCTACGGCACGCTCCGCGAGCCGCTCCCCGAGTGGATCGCCGCGCACAGCGTCATCCTCCCCACGAAGCCCGACGCCCTGCACCGCAGCCTCGCCGCGGGCGACGAGCCCGCCGACACGATGGCGTTCGTCAACCTCTACCGCGCCGGCCAGGTCTACCCGAACGACCGCAGCACGCTCGCCGTCCTGCTGACCGCCCCGGCCGACGGGTCGGGGTACAGCCTCGAGCACCCGTTCGTGCGGCGCGAGGTCGAACGGATCTCCCGCACGATGGGCCTCGACGGGCTGCTGACCGATGCGATGACGGATGCCGCGGTCCTCGACCCCGCGTACTTCGGGACGTTCGGCGAGCACCACGGCGCCCTCTACGGTGCCGCCCGTCCTCTGTGGATGAGCGGACCGTTCCACCGGCCTGCGCACCACGATCTCCGGCGGCCGTGGCTGTGGCGCGTCGGCGCCTCCGTGCACCCCGGCGGCGGCATCCCGGCGGTGCTCGGCGGAGCGATGATGGTGACCGAGAAGCTGCTGAGGAGGCATCCCGCATGACGACGACCCTGCTCGAGGACTTCCTCTCCGGCGAGACGGACCGCGTGCTCCATGCGACGTGGCAGGTGCTCGGCAGTCGCGACCCCGACCTGGTGGACCCGCTCGTGCCGCACGTCGCCCGCATCCGGAAGGCCACGGAGAAGCTCAATCTCGGCGGCTTGATCCGGCCCAATTCGGCGAACGTCGAGTTCGCCCTCGCGAAGCTAGAGCACCGGGCCAACCGGTCGTGCTGGTGCGAAGACTACCCGGGTCCCGAGCACCGCGACCCACGCAAGGAAGAGGACGCGGGGAACATCCGCATCCTCTCGACGAGCGAACCCGGCTGGTCGATGACCTACGAATGCGAGTGCACGATCTGCGGGCGCATCTACGACGTCGAGCAGGGCGACTACCACGTCATGTGGTGGCGTTGGCGGCCGCGCGGAGTCAAGCGCCCGAAGTCCTGACGCCGCTAGGCCGTGCGGCGCACGTACTCCTCGATCGCGACACCCGAGGCGAACTCGCGCACACGCGTCCGCGTGAAGGGGTACTCCGCCGGGGCGGCCTCACCGAACAAGCGGATGCCGGAGCCCAGAGCGACCGGGTGGCGCTTCAGCACGAGCCGGTCGATCTCGGGCAGCAACGCCCCGGCGAGCTCGCCGCCACCGCACAGCCAGATGTCCGCGCCGTCCTCGGCCTTGAGGGACCGGACGGTCGCCACCGGATCGTTCGTCAGGGAGACCGACGGGTCGACATCGCGCTCCCGGCGGCTGGCGACGATCTGCCGGAGGTGCGGGTACGGGCTCGTGATCCCGGCATCCAGCGCGGGAATCAGCGTGTTCCACCCCATGATCACGGTGTCGAACGTGGTGTTCGGTGATTGGATGCCGACCGCCCGCTGCACGTGCCCAGGCAGCGCGTCGGCGTACTCGCCGAAGATGACAGCGTTGTGGTCGCCCTCGATGAGGAAGGCGTCGTACCCGCCGTTCTCATCGGCGATGCAGCCGTCGATGCTGACGGCGACGTAGTAGACGAGGTCTCGCATCGGTGTCCTCTCCGGAAGGTCCGGCCTGCTCAGTCCATCCCGACGGCCATGTCGGTGAAGCGCGAGAAGTGACCCTGGAACGCAACGACGACCGTGTCGGTCGGGCCGTTGCGGTGCTTGGCGACGATCAGGTCAGCCTCGCCGGCGCGGGGGCTGTCCTTCTCGTACGCGGCTTCGCGGTGCAGCAGGATGACGATGTCGGCATCCTGCTCGATCGAGCCCGATTCACGCAGGTCGCTGATGGCAGGCTTCTTGTCGGCGCGCTGCTCGGCACCACGGTTCAGCTGCGACAGGGCGATCACGGGAACCTGCAGCTCCTTCGCCAGCAGCTTCAGCGCACGGGAGAACTCCGAGACCTCCTGCTGACGGGACTCGACGCGCTTACCGCTCGTCATGAGCTGGAGGTAGTCGATGACGACCATCTCGAGTCCGACGCGCTGCTTGAGCTTGCGGCACTTCGCGCGGATCTCGACGAGCGTCATGTTCGGGCTGTCGTCGATGTACAGCGGCGCATCGTTGATGCGACCGCGGGTCGAGGCGATCGTGGTCCAGTCGCGGCTGTCGAGCATGCCCTTGCGCATGCTCTGCAGCGGCACCGCACCCTCGGCGCTCATGAGTCGCATAGCGATCTCGCTGCGCCCCATTTCGAGCGAGAAGAACACGGTGGGGCGGTTGTGCTTGATGGCGGCCGCGCGAGCGAAGTCGAGCGCGAGCGTCGACTTACCCATGGCGGGACGAGCGGCGACGACGACCATCTGTCCGCCGTGCAGGCCGTTGGTGAGCTGGTCGAGGGCAGCGAACCCGGTCGGGATGCCGGTCATCTGACCGTCGCGTCCGCGCGCGGCTTCGATCTCCTCGACAGCGGCGTCAACGGCGACCTGCAGGGGAACGTAGTCCTCGGACTGCTCCTGCCCGGTCACCGAGTAGATCTCGGCCTGCGCGTTGTTGACGAGGTCGAGAGCCTCGCCCTGGCCGTTGTAGCCCATCTGCACGATGCGGGTGCCGGCTTCGACGAGGCGACGGAGCAGTGCTCGCTCCCGCACGATCGAGGCGTAGTAGGCCGCGTTCGCTGCGGTGGGGACGATCGACGTGAGGGAGTGCAGGTAGTCCGCGCCGCCGGCGCGCTGCAGATCGCCGGTCTTGATCAGCTCATCCGTCACGGCGACGACATCGGTGGGCTCACCGTGCGAGTAGAGGGAGAGGACGGCTTCGAAGATCAGCTCGTGCTTGGGCACGTAGAAGTCGGTTCCCCGAAGGGCCTCGATGACATCGGCGACCGCGTCTCCCGAGAGGAGCATGCCGCCCAGGGTGCTCTGTTCCGCGAGCATGTCGTGCGGCGGGGTGCGTTCCGGACCGCGGGATCCGCCGATTCGGTCGTCAGACAGGTCCGCGATCGACATCCAAGCCCCTCTTCCGGACCTGCTGGAAGGCCCTCGCACACGCTAGGGAGGGGCTCGGACACACGCAAACCGGCCTGTGGATAACTGTGTGGAGAATCTGCGCGAAACGCCGCTCACCCTGTGCAGAGAGCCTGTGGACAACGCGTGGAATCTCCGTGTTGGGAGCGCAGGAATAGAACTTTGATCTGGACTTTGCTTTCCCACAGCCTGTGGATGGCTAACCGACCTCAAGTGGCGCTTGAAGGTTCAGGGTTATCCCCACACATGTGCAGAATCCGCGATTTGTCAAATGAGAAAGTCGGCCGGTTTCTGCGGTTTGCTCACCCCTCAAAAGGATGCCCGAAGTGCTCTTGTCAAATTCATAGGAAGTCGGTACCGTGGCTGTTCCAGGCACCCCGCAGAACGCGGCCATCACGGCGCGCGTTCCGATGAGACATCGTGGAGGTGACCTGTGCCTACAACGCAACGAGCGTTCGTCCGACTCGGTCTCCTCGCTGCGGTCGGACTCGGCGTCGCCCTGCTCTGGGTGGCCTTCGCGGTCGTGTTGAGCGCATCGCACGCCCATGCCGCCGACCGCGAAGACGATGGGCTCCTCAGCGGGGTGACCAAGGTCGTCGGACGGACCGTTGCACCGGTGACCGACAAGGTCGTGAAGCCCGTTACCGACAAGCTCGTCACGCCCGTGGCCGAGAAGGCGGTCGCGCCCGTCATCGAGAAGGTCGTCACACCCGTCGCCGACAAGATCGTGAAGCCGGTGGCCGAGAAGGCGGTGAAGCCCGTCACGGACAAGGTCGTCACCCCCGTGACCGACAAGGTCGTGCAGCCTGTCACAGACAAGATCGTGAAGCCGGTCGTCGACAAGGTGGTCGCGCCCGTCACCGACAAGGTCGTGAAGCCCGTCGTCGAAACGGCGGTGAAGCCCGTCACCGATACCGTCCTGCCTCCCGTCGTCACCGTCGTGACGCCCATCACGGACAGTGTCGTCGTTCCTATCGTGGATGCCGTCCGCCCGGTTATCGAGCCGGTTGTGAACGCGATCGACCCGGTGATCGAGACCGTGCTCCCCCCGGTCGTTGACGCCATCGACCCCGTGACGGAGCCCGTCACACCGGGCCTCGGGGTCATTCCCGCTTACCCTCTGCCGGTGTCGCCTGATGCCGACGCTTCCGCGACCGGCACGACACCCGCCGCGACCGCTGTCGGTGCGCTTTCGACGCCAGCTTCTGCCGCACGGGTCAGCCCCGCTGCTCTGACAACGCGTGACGCCTTCCAGGCGACCGTGGCGGCTCGTTCCGCCGACGTATCGTCGGCCGTTGCCGGGCTCGCGGCATCCCCCACGCCTGACACCGCCCCGCCCGCGCCCGCAGCGCCCCTGGCGGGAACCGGTTCTCTGACGTCCGCTTCCTCCGGAGGGGCTGCCGGGCTGTTCGCCCTGCTTCCGTTCGGCTTCCCCGTTGCGCACCGTGCCTGGGCGCGTCGGGGACGGCCGCACGACGAGCACGGCCTGCCCGCACCCTTCTTCGACAGCGACGTCTCTCCCGACTGACGGGGATTGCGCCGCGCGTTTTCGCGGCACGCATCCCGCACGTCCCACGTGAGGGCGCATCCGCGCCATCCCCAGTCATCTTCCAGGAGAGAGAAATGAACACCATGTTGTCGCGTGCCCTCCTGGGTACGCTCGTCGCCGGGGGCATCACGCTCTTCGGCGCAGCGGCCGCGCAGGCCGCGGAATCCACGACGTCCGGAGAGGACGGGCTGCTCTCGGGCACCCAGGCGCTCCTGAACGTCGACGTCCCGGTCACCATCGGCGACACCGCGATCTCGCTGGTCGGCGACTCGTCCACGAGCTCGAGCGACAAGGGGTCGTCCGCGGCTCCGTCGCGCGATTCGGATTCTGCATCCACCAGCGGCTCCGACGGTGCCGCCTCCGGGTCGCAGGCCATCATCAACGTGTCCGTACCCGTCACGGTCAAGGACACGGCGGTCTCGGTCATCGGTGACAGCTCGACCAAGAGCACGGATGCCGCGCCTGCCGCACCTGCAAAGGATCCCGCCAAGGCGCCCGCAGCGTCGACCGGCGGGTCAGACGGCATCGGGTCCGGCACACAGGTCGTCGCCCCCGTGAAGGCCCCGGTGACCGTAAAGGACACCGCGGTGTCGGTCATCGGTGACAGCAAGACCGAGAGCACGGATGCAGCGGCCACGGCCGCACCGTCGTCGCCTGCATCGTCGGCCACCACCGGCGGAGAGGACGGAGTCGGGTCCGGCACCCAGGTCGTCGCCCCCATCGCCGTGCCCGTGACGGTCGAGGACGTCGCGATCTCCGTCATCGGCGACAGCACCACCGAGAGCACGTATGCCGCGGCTCCCAGCGCACCGGCATCGCCCGCCCCGTCGGCCACCACCGACGGCACCGACGGCATCGCGTCCGGCACCCAGGTCGTCGCACCGATCACCGTTCCGGTAACGGTCGACGGCAACGCCATCTCGGTCATCGGAGACAGCACCACCGAGAGCACCGGAGCCCCCGCTCCCACCGCCTCCGCGGCAGGAACCACCGAAGGTCCGTCCACCGACGGCTCTGACGGCATCGGATCCGGCACCCAGGTCGTCGCACCGATCACCGTCCCGGTGACGGTCGACGGCAACGCCGTCTCCGTCATCGGTGACAGCACCACCGAGAGCACGGGCGCCGCGGCCCCGAGCACTCCCGCCACCGGAGCCACCGAGGGCCCGTCGACCGACGGCTCCGACGGAATCGGATCCGGCACCCAGGTCGTCGCACCCATCACGCTTCCGGTGATGATCGGCGACACGGCCGTCTCCGTCATCGGTGACAGCACGAGCGTCGGCGGAGGAACGGGTACCGCGCCGAGCACCGGCACGATCGGCACCCCGATCACCTCGGGTGAGAACGGGATCGGCGGAGGAACGCAGGTTCTGCTGCCCATCGGCATCCCGATCACCGTCGGTGACACCGCCGTGTCGATCATCGGCGACAGCACCGTCACCGACCCGGGAACCGGTCCTGGCACCGACCCGGGAACCGGTCCTGGCACCGGCCCGATCGACCCGACGGACCCCGTCGAGCCTGTTGACCCCGTGGACCCGACGAACCCGGTTGACCCCGTGGACCCGGTCGACCCGGGCACGGTTCCGGGTGACACCCCGGGTCTGGGAACGGACGACCAGATCCCGGGTGCTCCCGGCACGTCGATGACACCGCAGGCCACCGCGACCGAGATGCCTCGAGCCCTGGCTCAGGCAGGTGGCGTGCCCGTGACGTGGCTCCCGCTGTCCGCCGCGGCGCTGATCCTCGCAGGGGCGCTGCTCGCCCTGCGTCGCCGCACCGCCTGACACAGCCCGGGAGGGGCGGATGCCGCGGCTCGAGCACCGGCATCCGCTCCTCCGGCGTGCGCGGATGCAAGAGATCGGGCACGACACCCCGCCACCAGGCCTCGAGACACGGCGTGTCGGCCACGATCTATTGCATCCGCGAACCCGCACGCCCGCATCCGCGAACTCCAACACGCCCGCACACCCGCCCCAAACGCCGGATGCCGCGGTCCCGACCCGAAGGGGAGGAACCGCGGCATCCGAACCGCGCGCCAGGATTACTTGGCGGCGACCACCTGCAGGGTGATCGCGGCGGTGAGGTCGTCACGCAGGCGAACGGTCGCCTCGTGCTGTCCCACGGCCTTGATCGGCGAGGTGATGTGGATCTTGCGCTTGTCGAGGTCACCGAGACCGGCGGCCTTGACGGCGTCGGCCACGTCGGCCGGCTTGACCGAACCGAACAGACGGCCTTCCGCGCCGGCCTTGACGGTCAGCTTGACCGTGTTCGACTCGAGCGTGTTCTTGAGCGCCACAGCCTCTTCGTGGTCGTGGATCGCGCGGGCGTCGCGGGCGGCGCGAATCGACGCCACCTGCTTCTCGCCACCGCGGGTCCAGGCCACAGCGAAGCCCTGGGGGATGAGGTAGTTACGGGCGTACCCGTTCTTGACCTCGATGACGTCACCGGCGCTACCGAGCCCGGCGACCTCGTTCGTGAGAATCAGCTTTGCCATGTCGGTGCTCCTTACCGGCCAGCGCCGGCGTAGGGCAGGAGCGCCATTTCACGGGCGTTCTTGATCGCCTTGGCGATCAGACGCTGCTCCTGCACCGAGACTCCGGTGATACGACGGGCGCGGATCTTCCCACGCTCCGAGATGAACTTACGAAGCGTCGCGACGTCCTTGTAGTCGATGACGCCGACGCGGATCGCCTTCGCGGGAGCGGCGTTCTTCGCGC is a genomic window containing:
- a CDS encoding gluconokinase, giving the protein MSTAPRIVVMGPSGSGKTAVGAALAVDLGVDFVDADDLHPQANVEKMEAGHPLDDEDRAPWLDIVGQTLAEAPGLVVACSALARRYRDRIRAAAPDVRFVELVVSPEELDRRMRSRQHFMPPALLASQLATLEHLGDDEPGVAVENVGRILDVARRARIALDEPAG
- a CDS encoding NmrA family NAD(P)-binding protein, translating into MTTTVLVAGATGDLGSRISRELLHHDVRLRVLTRPGSSTAAERFGDDPRVEIVTADYADHDALMAAASGADVVVSAVSGLRPVIVDAQRALLAAAVAAGVPRFLPSDYSADYRRLTPGTNRNLELRREFAADLDAAPIQATSVLGGMFTELLAGQAPLILRDRKRVLYWSSADQVLDVTTKDDTARTVALVALDADAPRVVEVAGDRITARQVAGLATELSGDTFRLQWAGTTGTLSAMAAVGRRLSSNPGETFPAWQGMQYFVSMFSGEAALRHVDNDRYGRQTWTPARDILAPWLATTRS
- a CDS encoding phytoene desaturase family protein, which produces MSRIVVIGAGLGGLAASALLARAGHDVTLLERAVTVGGKSRRLEVDGERIDSGPSLVTFPGVWQELCARLGTDPGALELERLPEVGRYYYEGEEVTLPVPPEHRWYPAWKRFSDEHAPLADDVTALLVADPLDRRSLPALRRLLAVYGPRLSTRAYLDSLTWMPDGLREIIAIHTLNAGVPPERTPALYASMPAVMAASGVWVPRGGVYEIPLALERMADAAGVDIRTGQSVTGIEHGRVTTTGGSFEADIVVSALDADRVDALLGRRRRTPGALSCSAVAIYGTLREPLPEWIAAHSVILPTKPDALHRSLAAGDEPADTMAFVNLYRAGQVYPNDRSTLAVLLTAPADGSGYSLEHPFVRREVERISRTMGLDGLLTDAMTDAAVLDPAYFGTFGEHHGALYGAARPLWMSGPFHRPAHHDLRRPWLWRVGASVHPGGGIPAVLGGAMMVTEKLLRRHPA
- a CDS encoding zinc-binding dehydrogenase, which codes for MDAVVIGGKLDLTVADHPVPEPDAGQVRIRVGYVGICGSDLHYYSEGANGAFVVTEPLVPGHELSGWVDLDPSGLLSPGTPVTVHPARFGPEGSTPVEPHLRPGGSYLGSAATTPHTQGAMSDYLVVDAGMIRTLPSDLPVRRAVLAEPLAVAFHGAGRSGSLAGARVLVCGAGPIGLLAVVAAQEAGAASVEITDLLAEPLERARALGVDGVWRVGEDEVPSDVYDVVLECSGAAPAVSSAIAAVRRRGTVVQIGMLPNQPVGVNIAPLISKEATLTGAFRFLDEIDEAIEVLSRRPEIEAVITHEFRPDAAIEAFETARRPAESSKVVVTLTDVEVAS
- a CDS encoding GntP family permease, producing the protein MDEWTQTLGALPLLLIAAGAVALILLLIIKVRMHAFIVLVLVSLLTALATGIPVGSIGKVLIDSFSSTVGTVALLVGFGAMLGALIESSGGARVLAEKMVSIFGEKRAAIALSVASLLMGFPMFFDAGLVVMLPIIFAVARRIGGKHMLLYGISAAAAFSVMHVFVPPHPGPITASETFGANLGLVLLIGLVVAIPTWYLSGYLWARFIDRRIPLAIPRLFGEDVEPTNPPKAGTVIGVIAIPLVLILLNTGSAALVSSGAVDGTAVWVQALGLIGTSQVALLIAVLVALFVLGTRRGVGGSALDKIVESSLGPICSVVLITGAGGMFGGVLRASGIGDALSDSLASIGVPVIFAAYLIALLLRVAQGSATVALVTAAGLVAPAVLSSGFNALQVACIVLATAAGSVFAGHVNDSGFWLVGRLMGMDVKTTLKTWTVQQALESVVGFLIVLGIFGLVSLV
- a CDS encoding dihydrofolate reductase family protein, translating into MRDLVYYVAVSIDGCIADENGGYDAFLIEGDHNAVIFGEYADALPGHVQRAVGIQSPNTTFDTVIMGWNTLIPALDAGITSPYPHLRQIVASRRERDVDPSVSLTNDPVATVRSLKAEDGADIWLCGGGELAGALLPEIDRLVLKRHPVALGSGIRLFGEAAPAEYPFTRTRVREFASGVAIEEYVRRTA
- a CDS encoding SDR family oxidoreductase, producing the protein MSDVFDLTGRLALVTGSSRGLGQSLAVGLAEAGARVIVHGRDAEAVERSAAAIAERTGIRPEAALFDVTDAAAVEEAIGDLVERVGAPDILVNNAGIQRRAPFAEFPVADWDAVISSNLSSAFYVSRFVAPGMIARGSGKIINIASVQSMLGRQTIAPYAASKGGIAQLSRGMAADLARHGIQVNTLSPGYFATEMNAALVADADFSDWVAQRTPAGRWGDVAELRGPLVFLASAASDFVNGQNLFVDGGMTAVV
- a CDS encoding UbiA family prenyltransferase is translated as MGTGVLGMWLTGQLLDAAAIPLLLWLTLPFNLLIYGVNDIFDQETDALNARKGSIEGARIEPREVRLIVWAVAITNVPFLVWFLIAYPPAAGLLILLYTLVFVFYSAPPLRFKQRPFLDSISNAAYGLPLLIVPVALGEPPLWPAVIGLLAWSVAKHAYDAVQDIDEDREAGIRTTAVLLGPRGTAVWSGCWWLASTVLFALVSIPVAAVNLAIAGVLVGWMLVRPTPATGRRLYPVSIAFPYVAGSVASGLQLTKMFFEVYG